The genomic window ACAATAATACAGtgtatatttcaaaataaaatatatatctgtATTCTACAATACATTTGGCAATTGTTGTTAATTAATGGAGCAGAATATCTTTGAGAAGAACATAAAGGTGTTTTGGCCATGTAATTAAAAACCTACATCTTGTTTTGAACCCCCAAATTGTTGTATCAAAATGCTGTTTCATTATGATAAGATGGAAAAATTCTATTAAATATCCAGTAGGCCGTTAGAGTATCCAATATGGACTATGTTGTAATGAGCCCAAACCAGAAAGACTTAAAGCCAAATTAGTTAAGCACTTCTATATGTGTTTTAAGTCATGTGGTAAATGCAATAGCATATTGCACGTTTCTCTAATATTATGCAGCCATATTACACAAACCTCTCTAAGCTGTGATTACACCTTATAATTGTGcacttttttctcaaataaacattttctttctactaaTCTTCAGTATGCTTCAATGCAGCACTGTACATGTACAATGAAGCACTGTATAAAAATCAAGCTTCTTGAGCAATGACATATTGTAACGTACAGTCCGTGTCGAGTTTATCAATGACTTATCTGCTGCATCACTGTCAAATCGGTAGTCTTGACAAGGACATAACTCCCCACTTACCTAtgtaaaaacatcttttggtattatgttttactttttaagaagCTCACTTTTTGGGTGTTTCcatttgctgtaattttttactaaaataaatagacTTTGCCATAATAATCCGATTTATTAAGAGGTTCCTGTGACTCGTTAAGCCGCTGTGTCTTACGTTTAAGGGTAGGTTTAAATGGTTACTTAGGCAACAGCACCCTCTAGAGTAATAAAATCTGATGATCACTGAATATGGTCCAAGAAAACATCTCTACGCACAACAAACCGTCAAAcctaaaatacaaaattgatattttgtattttagtgtTATTTTTGTCCGACGGATGTGATTAAATAAACTCCTGCTTGTTCAGTGACATGGTTTCCCCAGGAAGGCAtggcacattttacaaaaaacatcaaacatggcaACCTCGGactaaaacaggaagtgttcGGTGGCGGGAAATTTGCTGTTATTATTATGAAAACGTTGCCAAAGTCAGTTCGTATTCAGACCGACGGAGAGATTCATCCCAACAGTTTCCGCCGAATTTCAACTTTTAACAGCAAATAAATGATTCAAAAGCGGACTGGGCTTGCTGAGATTCATAACGAATAGAGTTTTTAGCCTACTTTTAGTTCCCTTGTGAGGTTTGTCACTTTGAACGGATTATGAAGGCTGAAATTGATAAAATCGTCTCTTTATCCGATGGAGAGAGCACCGTTGAGCTTCAGAAATACCTGTCATCCCTGACAAATGACCAGGTAGGCCGAATTACAAAGTGgaattgattcttttttttttttttttttttttttttttttgcttcttggTTTATAATATCACCTTGTTTTCCTATTATTTTCTCCTTGAATGCTTTTCTAGCTTATTGCAGCAATGACCAACAGTGCACTAAGGGGTAAGAAGGTCGGTACCATGCTCAAAGGGATACTTAAAGGTAGGCAGTCTGCTTATAATGAGACTTATCTTCAGTTAAATCGAATTTAAAGCTGAATTGAAGTGGTTCATTGTGCAGCATTACATGCAGTGTGATAAGAAGTCTGTGCTTCCTTGTCTGTAGGATCTCCCCCTAGTTCCAGTGAAGGGGCGAATCGCAGACTTCTGGTGTATGAGCATCTCATTCCTCTGTGTGAGTCTGGGGATCTTCAGGCTGAGGTGGCAGCTGATATCGTTGGTCTGCTGATgctggaggtaaaaaaaaaatagaatattggAATTATAGTAGTTTAAAAGTCTCCTATTTGGTATCTACCTTTATGCCTTGTAAAATTGATCCCTTTGAACTCTTCCTGGTTGATAGACTATCTGTGTGTAGCTGAAGTTCAGAATAAATCCAGCTGCTATTCTGTGAAGGCCTCWGAGGTTTATTAGAGAACTTTGGTGAATAAATAGCATCACGAAGGACAAGGAACAcatcagacaggtcagggagaaagttgcGGAGAAATTTAGCACAGAGATAAGTTACTATCTGGACATCTAGAGATGTGTCTAGATTAAAWGtacaattggaaaaaaaaacacatatccCTTCCCTTCCACATCACAATTATACATTACTTTTTGTCGgtttatttcattataaaacaatcaaatccgtcaaagtttgtggttgtaacatctTTCTGTGGTTGTAACACAGACTCGCACGCTGTCGGGATCATCTCTCGCCAAACTGGCTGCTCTGTTCGTCGACGCCATTAAAGCGGGGAAGATGGGCAGCGGGAAATCRCTGGAGCTGTTTCCTACGATCCTTACCGCACTCGCARCGTGCGCAGCCTTGTCTTACGGCAAAGGTAAACGCTAGTCggttttctgaaagaacacWGAGGCGAGGTATGCATTTCAAAAACACGACTTGTTGTAAACTACAGGGGAACTCAGTGGCGAAGAATACAAAAAGCAGCTGATCAACAGCCTCTGCTCAAGCAGGTAAAGACGTGTCGGCTCTTATCTAACGSCAACCGTGTTTCACTAGCTGTGTACCATCTAAAGAGCTCATAGGTTCTTTACTTTTCATGCAGATGGGATCCACAGTGTGTTATCCACCTGACAACTATGTTCAGGTAAGCAACCTTTCAGTGGCATTTCTTGAGCGGATGAAAATCATATTGCACCAATGCAACGGATCTTTTGTTGCACATAGAGTATCTTTTTCTCCTCTGatgttgcagtttttccatCTTACCTATTCTTAGGGACGTGCCGCTGTCCGCAGAGGAGCTGCAGTTTTTGGTCGACAAAGTCCTGAGGATGTTTTCCAAGATGGATCTGCAGGAGGTCCCGCCACTGGTTTATCAGCTKCTGCTTTTATCAGCCAAAGTGGGTTTGTTAataagttttgcttttgtttgaaaGAAATACGTCTACATGAGTTGCCCACTTCTAAATCggtgtaatttttttgttttattctttaattagGGCTGTAAGAAACAGATCCTGGACGGAATCGTCAGTTACTTTAGGGACCAGGACGATCGGCaggaagaagagcaggaggacGGAGAGTGAgcgagtttgttttttttttccttcctggaTTCACTCTCTACTCTCCGTAAATGCAGTATTCACttgttctaaatattttaatccttgttttttttttttttttttaggaacttGCATCTGGAGGTTCAGACTATTCCACAGGACCAGTTGAGGCACGTGGAGGGAACCGTCATTCTCCACGTAGTCTTTGCTATCAGACTGGATCATGAGCTCGGGAGGGAGCTCCTCAAAAGCTTTAAGGTTACATTGCTATCCGTTTTTCCCGATTATTTTCAACGTTTTGATCAAACGAGTCGTGTCGGCTGCGCTTATAGATTTGTTCGTGTTTCTGCAGACGTCGTACGGGGACTTGTGTCCGTTCAGCGTCGCCCTGTTGCTCTCAGTAGCGCGCGTCCAGCGATATGAGGAGCAGGTGGGAACAGCTtccttgtttttcctgttttggattaaaatctgtgtcaaatatattttcttattcttattttttttgccgGTAGGTGTTTGACCTTTTGAAAGGGGCGGTAATTAAGAGCTACAAGGATGAGCAGCTTCAACAAGGTTCAAAGTTTCTCCAGGACCTCCTGCCGGTTCACTGCAGTGTGGCGAAGATGATCCTGGACACAGTGAAGAACAGGCGAGGAAGCGWCTCGTCTTCCACCTGAAGTCTCCGGATTTGCTTTCATTGACGTCTGACCTTAACTGAACTCTCCTTCTCCTTCAGTGTGTTTGGATGGGATCACGTCACTCAGGGATTGGTGCAGCTCGGCTTCTTTCTYATGGACACGTTCGGGCCCAAACCCGGGCCGTTCGGCAAGTCCACAGAGGGGCCCGTCACTGCASCCCGGACCCCGTCTCAKCAGGCCTGCAAGCTGGGAGGACAGATRCTCCTGCAGGGCTTTAAGGTACAGTAAGGTTTACTTTTARGCATTAGCTGTGTCAAACAAAAAYAATACATTTTAATGCCTTCTGAACTTGTTCACAGTTTGttaacaaactgaaatgttccCTAGTGGGATCTAATTAAGGAGGAAAATGATTTAGTTCAGTTGGACGGACATGTCTTTGGAGCTTTACCCTTTCCATTTTTAGAATGGAAAAAGTRAAGCTWTATCGGGATTAGGCGAACTCTGAGRAAAACTGTTTGtgctccattttatttatgggaaCCAGAGTAAGTGGGGCTGCATACAAGTCAGAACCCTCCATCTCttctcttctgtttctgctactctgtgttggtctgtcacataaaatatgtttaatttttgattcAACTTTGRCAAAACGTTTGCTGTAATTGTGTCATGACCGATCTgactaaaatgtttctttactttCTCACTGACCTGTGTCCGTCTACAACAGATGCATGAACCAATCAGAGGCGAGATACTGGAGCAGGTCCTGAATCGTCTGGTCACAAAGACCGCCTCACCTGTCAGTCATTACTTGGGTAATCGACGTTTCCAATAGTTACGCTGGCGTTTAGGTTTAGTGGTGACTCCAGTTTCACCTGAAGATGGAGAAACTAAACGTATTAGAAAATTCATCCTTACATTGGGAGATTTTTGTCCCTCTCTGTGCACCTTGGATGCAGTTGAAGTCGTTGCCTGTAACTAAMacagttttgacttttcagacCTTTTCTCTGACATTGTGAGCTCTGCTCCCATGATCCTCCTGGAGTCCTCATCCAAGGTGACGGAGACATTCGACCACCTGACCTATCTGCCTCTGGGGACCGTTCAGGGTTTTCTGAAAGCTGTCCAGGTACCTAAACGCGGATCCCACGGCGAAGATGCAAAGTTTTTGCGCGGTTAAACCATTTATCTCCGTTTTCTTTTCCAGCCTCTGCTCAAAGTCAGCATGTCTCTGAAAGATTCTTTAATTTTGGTGCTTCGCAAGGCCATGTTTTCCAGGTATGAGCAGCTTCGCTGTTAATCGGTCACATCCGATAGAGAAATGAATTCCCTCCTTACTCTGTTTCCCCCTTTCTATCACCCTCCACCAGCCAGCTGGACGGCAGGAAGTCTGCAGTGACCGGCTTTTTGCTGTTGCTGAAAAACTTTAAGGTGTTGGGCAGCTTGGCTTCCAGTCAGAGTAGCCAGGCTGTCTCCTCCAGCCAGGTACATCCAACATCTCTACTCAMTGACTGCTTGTCTGTGGGGGTATTTACAGTCCTTTTAAAACTCATCATGTAGGTCCARGTGGACGTTCACTCTCGCTACAATTCTGCTGCCAACGAAGCTTTCTGCCTGGAGATCCTCAGCAGCCTGCGCCGCTGCCTGGGCCAGCAGGCCGATGTACGCCTCATGCTTTATGAGGTAGACATCTTTtgatggcatgttttttttgtttttgttttttttgctttttttttggttattattCCCTTGTGAAGAATTGAGGGATCccgtttttttcttattttcaggGTTTCTATGACGTTCTCCGTCGCAACTCTCAGCTTGCGAGCTCCATCATGCAGACCCTCCTCTCTCAGGTTTGTATAACTCCctctttttacaaaacaaagccGAGCAGCACCTAAACATAGATataatagagattttttttaaaatgataaacatgACTTTTTGTAAGTAGCTATTGTCTTGCAGCATCTCCTGACTTTTTAAGATGAACAAACATCTTCTTGTGGAATgacatgttctcttgtctttgcCGTTTCTAAGAGGGGCTAAAGGaaatgtgtctttgtgttgcatcACATTTGTTCCTCTAGGAAATGGGAAGTCACTGATCACAACttgatattaacatttttatgttaataaacGGATTTACACCTCATGTCTACAGTCATAAGCATTYATGAacactccttcatgttcatggcAGCGGTTATGTGATGTTKATAACAGTGTCCTGTCAGTCTCACCCCTTCAAGTAAAGTGttaccaataaaatgtttttattacatttattaMGCRGGAAGAAAATTATTAGGAAGagcaaatatttaacatatttaacatGTCAAAGTAAAAGTTGACGTTTTCTTAAGTGAGAGATATTAAGGTTATGGTACCAGTATATTTGGATGGYtctctgtgtgtgtgttttttWTCAAAATGTGCTTATTAAGCGTTTCCATCCTCAGATGAGGCGATACTATGAGCCGGAACAGGACCTGCTTCCTCCCGTCAAACTGGAGCCGTGCATCACTGCTCACGGCGACCAAGTCTACCTGCAGGAGCCGCTGGTAGCCGACTGCGTTCGCCAACGCTTCGCCGTCACGTCTTGCTTKTTGTTGACGAGTCCTCTGAGGTACTTTCCGTTGCTTTTCAGGCGCATCTKGTGAGCTGTACTGTTCACTGCCTGACCTGGCTGCARAACACGCAGCAAGCTGCAAACCTCAACGTGGATGACGGCgatgatgaggaagaggaggaggaagaagacgaGGGCTACAAATCTGAATTGCAGACAATCTTGGAGAGCATGACGAGGCGCATGATCAAATGTGAACTGGAGGATTTTGAACTGGtagaaaactcttttttttttccccacctctAATAACGACATGTCCTTTCaattaaaaagcatttatttagtaattttaCTAGAACGCGTAGCTTTGGGATGGACCCGTTTATACAACAGCAAAGCCTTTGCTTTCATAGTTGTGCGTCTCCATCCATGTTAGTGTTTGATGATTAACTTGTGAAGTCAAAGCTCTTTTTGAATCCGTGCATTGTCTGCATCGATCAGGACAAATCGGCAGAGTTTTCTCTGGGCTCCAGCGTTGGAGTGAAGAATAACATCTACGCTGTGCTGGTGATGGGACTCTACGAGGTCCTGATGGAGTACAACTTCATCAGAGCAAACTACAAGTAACTATCAACTCTTTGTCAGGGTTCCTGCAAGGTCTAATCCAACTTTTCTCtacttaaaatttaatttagtaaagtcttacatgtttattttacaagctGTCTTGCTGTATGTTTAagcatttctgttaaaaattttcttgttttgctgtcaactaacttgctaaaaaaaaagtgtatagCTAgtgattatttgaaaataaatagtCATAATGAAGCTGACTGTAAGTGGTGTTAAACTCTGGCAATCTATAAAATCACGTAGCGTAATAAACTGGGGCCAAAAAATTCTCAAGTCgacagtttaatttaaattttagatCAGATTTAAacggttttatttaaatttctctaTGTAAAGAACCCACTCGCCGTACAGCGACGTGGTTGGATTAAAACGAGATGCCGAACCGTTGTCTCTGTCCTGCAGCAAAACGCGCTTCGAGGAGCTTCTCGAACTCTTCCACCGCCACCACAAACTGTCTGAGATCCTGAAGGAGAAGTCTGGGAAAGGTCGAGGGCCGTCGCACAAAACGCCTCGCAGTTTGCTCTCCATGGGCTTCGTGTCGACTCTCATCACCGCCCTCTTCAGGTAAAACCTCTCGGGGTTTCCGTATGTGAGCATAACTCRCATCCTTTTAGTGTCACTGTTTCGTAGATCGCTTTTCACCACTCTATCAATGTACCCGTTAGTAAAGCTGTATTAAAAACTTTCAAATTAATGTATCTaatcttaaatttatttgagccaaaacataataatattacattaaacTAAATACTACAAGAGCTCTGGCTAAGATATATTGACACACCTTTAACTTATTCATTGGAGATAAAATACGTAAACATATATACATTCTTTACAGACTGTTGGCACCCCTAACAAgcacttcaaaataataataataaaaaaaaaaaatatatatatatatatatatataatttgttttttaagtttataCTTTTATTGTTATAGCTCATCAGTGTTTACAAACTTTTACCTTTGGCTCGCTGTTTCCCTGGAGAAAATTTCcattgaaaaacaacaaaacttaaccacatttcagtcaaataaataagataaagaataaaataagtgagtacaaaaaatgtgacaaaagtaaCAATGATTACTCtagtttttaacatatttaaataaatttgagagGTTAAGCTATTCCACGATTCTCAGACTTCCTTTAGCtgctcttcaaaatgggaaacatGATAAAACATGTCATTCAAGTTCAGTAGATGTGATGTAAGAAATGGCTACCTGCCCAAAACTGGAGCAAACAAGGCTGGACatgaaacaaaagatttttttattttttatttttttacttttcttataAAGTGGTAAATTATgcataataaagaaaaatctccaaGAACAACAGTTCAAGTTTTTTTGCGATTAGACTgctattttattattcatttaacaTCCGACATCAGTGGCAATAATTGTTGAGTTTGTTGGCAtcacaagacaaaactaataaaatgacCATTGCTGTCACTGACCTGCAACTTTCAACCAAGCGTATGTTCTTCTTTCCCAGAGATAACAGTCAAAGCAGAGAGGAGGCTCTGTCCGTGCTGCGTTCAAGCGGGGAGTTTGTGCGTTACGCTCTGAGCGTGGCGGTTCAGAAGatccagcagctggaggacaCCGGACACACGGACGGTCCAGATGGACAGCATTCAGACAGGACTTTCCACTTCCTCTGTGACATGACGAGGTTCAGCATCCCCACGTCTTTAAGAGcctttggatttatttattttttgctgttttgtagtTTCACTTCTCCACTGCTGGGACAGCTGCAGATGACGAGTGATCTCTCCGTCTGTCTCGCAGCGTCCTGATGTGGCGCTACACCAACATCCCGCGCGCGGTGGAGGAGGCGGGGAAGAAGGAGAAGCGCTGCAGCTTGTCCCAGCTTTGTCTGGACGGTCTGCTCCGGATCTTCACAACCTGCCAGCAGCGCTGCCCGGAGAAGATGGCCCAGCTGCTCTCTGCCATGGGTTAGAGATGCACTGCAAACTTCCTGCAGGTCACATACTGTGGGGGAAAGAAGTAGCAATCGTTCATATTGAAATCTCTTCTAGACGTTGAAGACGAAGCCGAGCAGGACGACGTCGCGGAGATGAACTACTTTTACATCAGACAGTTTCAGGTAGAGGCCTGAAAATTCCTCTTCCTTTACTATCACTTGCGCCACTGATTTGTTTATGTgcaaatttgtattattttcgtTGCTTATTGACAGCGGGCGCTGTTCACTCAGTTGAGTGGAGGCGAGGAGGACTTCAACAGCCGAGAAGCCCAGCTGCTGGTCAGCATTTTGACCGTGCTCTCACGTCAACTAAAGCCTTCTTCTAAACAGGCAAGGTGCATCGTTACATGGACACTGTCTCACTAAGCGGGGAGTATTTTATCTAAATGATCTACTTTCAATTTAGTTTGTTCAGATGATCACCTGGACTGTGAAGATCTGCAAAGAAACCAGTTTTGgttggtgacttttttttcttttttttttctgtgagctTGTTGAGTGCACAGAAACTGATCTGGAAGttaactctttcttttttttttgtttttgttttagaggACTCTGCGTTCTGTAAAGGGCTTCTGTCGCTTCTCTTCAGCCTGCAGGTCCTCTACAAGACTCCGGCGAGTCTGTTGCTGGAACTTTGTCAAGACATTCACAGCCAGTTGGGAGACATTGATCAGGTGATGGATGCTGCTACACTTTTTCAGggtgtggatgttttttttttacagcagtttCAAGTGTTAAACTGGGTGAcacattataaaatataaggCTTTCAAACTGTGTAGTTTCCTTCCATTGCTCTATCGGAGACCACAGCATCATGTCACCCAGTGGGTCTAAATTCTGCGTTCACGCTCCTTGTGTGGCAAGATGTGatgaaaaatgttctgaaactTCTGAGTTTACTTCATAAGCAAGATGGTCTTTTTCCtgtacattttagaaaatatatccaggattgttatgttttttgttcccATCTTGCAGCACCACCCACTCTAATTTTCATCCCTTGTTGAATGTTGTCACTTAAAAAATTTATCTTTTAATGGCACcagcaaattttattttttattttcctaacatTTACTCACTCTATAAAAAACAAgattcaatgtttcttttttttatataaataccttctttaaaaagaagctatagaatattttatatgtaattGTTAAAGTAAATCGGCAATGCGTGTCTCTGGGGAATAAAAACCCGAATAAGACGACCGAGTTTCCAGCTCCAAGCACTGTGAGTAGGGTGTGACTGAGGTAGCAGACAGATGCTCCTGGGTCACCAACacctcataaaaaaaactgtttgttttagcGGTGATGCCAGGAAAGCATTTTTAATGCTTAATAAGACTCTTCCGGGACTTTAACTGGAACATTTCGTTTGGTTAGATACGACTGAAGCCACAAGAACAGAGAAATTCATCTTTGGAATTTGAACCAGAAGAGATTTCTAAATACTTCTTCTGAAGTTTTGATGGCTCGTTTCTTTTCCACCTGCCACAATGACCTAAATCCTAAGAGATCATCTACAGATCTGGATGGTCTACAGAGATGGATCCTGGAGATGTAGCCAAAGATCCCTCTTGCTCCAACCCTAAATCATGTCACAGACGTCGAGGAAGAGTCGAAATGAAAACGGCAACGGTGTGGGTGCCAAGAATTGtgagaaatattatttattttttttaaagcaaaagatTATGCTACACATTATCCAGAGGAAGGTGCCAATAAATGCGGACAGCACTCCACCAGCCAAACAATACagcatgtttgtcttttaatcaactctggggttttttttttgtcattttccccCCTCTCCAAACAGGATGTAGAAGTGGAGAAGCAGAGTCATTTTGCCATTGTTAACATGAAAAcggcaacaacagcagcagtaTGTATCACTTTGAAATTCCTCCTCCGGTATCTCCAAGCCGTCTCCTCTCTTTTTGACTTGTTAAACCTTCTCCCCAGCTGCTCGTCCTGACTCAAGTTGACCGAGTGCTGGATGAAGTGGACTGGCTCATTGCCAGGAAGAAAAGCCAAACAGCTTCTGAGAAACCCGGCTCTGGTACGATCCCCTTTTCCAAAGACGCGTAGTTGGATTATTAATCCAACAGCCTTCAGACAGTGAATGGAGCCTGAACTTCTCTGGTTGCAGCCGACGCCTCCCAGGCTGCGGGCCAGCAGGACCCGGTTGAGAAGGCGGTGACCCTGCAGCTGGGAACTCTGCTGACCGCAATAAATGAGCTGGTCCAGACGGCCCTTCTTCCCGGGAACTGCACCGTAACACTGCTGAGAGAGCTGAGTCGCACCTACGCCACCCTCACCACCCTGGTCAAATACGTGTGTATCTGTCCGGCTGATCATTTCAGCGACTGCATCATTGTCCCGGTGTGACGCTTCCTTTGTCTGTCAAATCTACACTGTAGTACATCCAGGCGTGTGCCAGCCAGCACGGGTCACTGCCAAGCAGATTTGAGAAACTGGTAGGTCTGAAGTTTTACTACTtggttttaatttcctttatagttttttaatttaaggctTCCTCTATGCAGGTGAAACTCTCCGGTTCCCACCTGACCCCGCAGTGCTACTCCTTCATCACTTACGCCCAAGTATAGTCACTATCAGTTTGGTGTTATTGGCATAAAAGGCAGCCTCATCCTTCAttaagctttttctgtttttttgttttccttggtTAGAGTGGAGAATCCAACCCTGGCGatgacaagaagaagaagaaaaggaacgAGGTGAACGCCGCTGCGTCGGTGAGGAATTTAACCGTGTAGAAATGAATCGCCAAACCCGACGTGGCTGAGAAGCTGTTGTATCCATTTCTAAAAAATGGTGCAAAAGAAACTGAGACGAATGTGAAGCAAATCCAAGAGTTTTGTAAAGAAACTCTCAAGGACCCGGGTATCACTGCGCTTGGTTAGCCAGATAATATGCCTGAtcaaaactcaaagaaaaatcCGTGGAGGATTTTAACAGGAAGTTTAGAGACGGTAGACGAGCTGGAGGAGGATATGGGTTTTGAATAAATGAGATCAACTTTGCAGTGATTAGTTCACAGGCTTTCTATTATTGTTGATTTTGAATATTTACTTTTCTCTCGGCAGGCGAAGCTTCTCCGTGAGACAACGGCCATCCCCAACCTGATCTTCAGCATCGAACAGTACGAGAAGTACCTCATCRCTCTCTCAAAGAAATCAAAGGTCTGTTTAAACCggtttaataaacaaaacacataaatatttaacaagaaaCTCGTGTGTAAATTGGGGCTCAACCAGCGTCTTCTGATTTGTGCACGTTTTTCCAGGTCAACCTGATGCAGTACATGAAGCTGAGCACTTCGAGAGATTTCCGCATCAACGCCGCCACCTTGGACGCGGCCCTGCAGGAGCAGGAGGAAACCGGGGAGGTCGGTGAAAACTTCACATGATCCCTCAAATAGATTTATCCCTGACGTAACAAAAACCTAAAACGTCCttgtgattttagttttcaaGAGACCCGTCCGTCAAATGTGGCTCGTCTTTCTTATTTCTCAGACTCAGGAGTCGCAGGACGCAGAGGAGAGCCAGGAGCCCAAGCGGAAGAAGAGAAAACAGTGAGCTGGAAACGATTCCTTTCCTCAGCATCATGAACCTGCTGGTCACACCGGTCAGCAGGAAACGGCTACCTGCCTTTGCTCAGGGAGCCTTTGGTGATGCTGAGGATTTGGTTCATGTCCAGGGCCTCACCTGTGGAAAGTTTTGCACACTTTAATAATCTGTTATATTTATGTCAATTCATTAAAAGAAGCATCTTATAAATATGAAgtgaacagttttatttaatgaaaataggAATTAGTTTCTTCCTACTTTTCATAATTTAGACAATTTTCAATAATTCAGCTTCTTTTGCTGAATTTCCCCgagaaacaaacagtttgtttttgagtaGAAGATGGTGTAGGTGTAGCAGAgaacagttttcagtttctaCACACTAACGTCAGGGAAAGATTGGAATGCACACAGTAAGAGTCGCGAATCAAACCGCTAAGCTGCTTGGAGTTTTACTCTGGATCCTTTTGGCAAAACAAATAGTTCCTGTTGCATTTCAGACTTCCTCTTGTCTTTTCTGTACTGTGgatgtattaaaaacattctttaCTGAACAAAATGTTGGCATTTAAARACAAAAGGACCAGAGCTCACCAGGTGGAATACCGTACCGCCTCTCCATACCGGTGGGGTTGGAAGGAGTCGCACAATCCATAGTAACTTCCTTCCTAAGACATTGGTCAATGT from Poecilia reticulata strain Guanapo linkage group LG6, Guppy_female_1.0+MT, whole genome shotgun sequence includes these protein-coding regions:
- the fanci gene encoding Fanconi anemia group I protein, with protein sequence MKAEIDKIVSLSDGESTVELQKYLSSLTNDQLIAAMTNSALRGKKVGTMLKGILKGSPPSSSEGANRRLLVYEHLIPLCESGDLQAEVAADIVGLLMLETRTLSGSSLAKLAALFVDAIKAGKMGSGKSLELFPTILTALAXCAALSYGKGELSGEEYKKQLINSLCSSRWDPQCVIHLTTMFRDVPLSAEELQFLVDKVLRMFSKMDLQEVPPLVYQLLLLSAKGCKKQILDGIVSYFRDQDDRQEEEQEDGENLHLEVQTIPQDQLRHVEGTVILHVVFAIRLDHELGRELLKSFKTSYGDLCPFSVALLLSVARVQRYEEQVFDLLKGAVIKSYKDEQLQQGSKFLQDLLPVHCSVAKMILDTVKNSVFGWDHVTQGLVQLGFFLMDTFGPKPGPFGKSTEGPVTAXRTPSXQACKLGGQXLLQGFKMHEPIRGEILEQVLNRLVTKTASPVSHYLDLFSDIVSSAPMILLESSSKVTETFDHLTYLPLGTVQGFLKAVQPLLKVSMSLKDSLILVLRKAMFSSQLDGRKSAVTGFLLLLKNFKVLGSLASSQSSQAVSSSQVQVDVHSRYNSAANEAFCLEILSSLRRCLGQQADVRLMLYEGFYDVLRRNSQLASSIMQTLLSQMRRYYEPEQDLLPPVKLEPCITAHGDQVYLQEPLAHLVSCTVHCLTWLQNTQQAANLNVDDGDDEEEEEEEDEGYKSELQTILESMTRRMIKCELEDFELDKSAEFSLGSSVGVKNNIYAVLVMGLYEVLMEYNFIRANYNKTRFEELLELFHRHHKLSEILKEKSGKGRGPSHKTPRSLLSMGFVSTLITALFRDNSQSREEALSVLRSSGEFVRYALSVAVQKIQQLEDTGHTDGPDGQHSDRTFHFLCDMTSVLMWRYTNIPRAVEEAGKKEKRCSLSQLCLDGLLRIFTTCQQRCPEKMAQLLSAMDVEDEAEQDDVAEMNYFYIRQFQRALFTQLSGGEEDFNSREAQLLVSILTVLSRQLKPSSKQFVQMITWTVKICKETSFEDSAFCKGLLSLLFSLQVLYKTPASLLLELCQDIHSQLGDIDQDVEVEKQSHFAIVNMKTATTAALLVLTQVDRVLDEVDWLIARKKSQTASEKPGSADASQAAGQQDPVEKAVTLQLGTLLTAINELVQTALLPGNCTVTLLRELSRTYATLTTLVKYYIQACASQHGSLPSRFEKLVKLSGSHLTPQCYSFITYAQSGESNPGDDKKKKKRNEVNAAASAKLLRETTAIPNLIFSIEQYEKYLIXLSKKSKVNLMQYMKLSTSRDFRINAATLDAALQEQEETGETQESQDAEESQEPKRKKRKQ